GGAAGTGGTTGCTGAATTAGATTGATCAGCTTCGGCGTTTTGGTCATTGGATTGACACCCTGCAAGTAATGCTAGACTTGTTAGGAATAACAGTGCTTTCTTCATATAAATACCCCATTTCTTAATAATTATTTTCATAGTATCATTAATGGTTATATAAAAGCTATAAATTACCAATAAAAAGTTATATATTTTGCGTAGGTATGAAAGGTTAGTCAAAATTTATGATCATAGACCATAAAAATTAAGGGCTTGTATCTGGCATAAAAAAATATATAATAGACCTATTGAAAATTACTTATTATAAGTAAGTGAAAGGGTGACATTGATGTTTGATTTATTGGCATTAATTACGATTCTATTATTATTCTTTGTCTTACGCTGGCAGGCGAGTCAGGGCAAATCCTTTACGGTGCGGGTATTGACCGCGACCTTTTTAGGAATCGGCGCTGGCTTGGTCTTTGCTGGTCATACGGCCTATGTGGGGGCGATTGGGACCATCTATGCTCATTTATTGAAGGCGATTGTGGTACCGGTCCTTTTCTTCTCCATTATCTCAACGGTTTCTTCATTAGGGAACCTAAAAACCTTAACCACAATTGGGGCTAAGACTATTGGCGTGCTTTCCTTGCACAATGTTTTAGCCTCAGTGACCACCATTGTTGTGGCTTTGACCTTAGGGGTAGGGCGTAACGCGCATATTGACCTCCCCAGCAATGTGGAAGTCAAGGAAGTTCCGACTCTCACACAAGCGGTGATTAATTTCTTCCCGCAAAATATTATTGAGGATGCAGCCAATAACCGGGTGATTCCCATTATTGTCTTTTCCTTATTTGTTGGGATTGCTATTCTGACTTATCAAAATAAGGCAGAAATTAAGGCCTTTACTGATTTTATCGATGCTGGCCACCAAGTGATCTTTAAGGTAGCGGCTTTGATTACCCGATTTACTCCCTATGCCGTTTTAGCGCTCTTAACGGACAAGGTCGGTGGTTTGAACTTAGCCTCTTTAGGGTCTTTATTATTAGCTTTAGCGACTCTCTACCTAGTCACTCTCTTCCATTCATCAGTGACCACTGGGGCAATTATTGGCCTCTTGGGTCGGCTGAATCCCTGGATCTATTTAAAACGTTTCTTCTCAGTGTGGATGATTGCTTTTTCGACCCAAAGTTCAGTAGGCTCGGTTCCTGCTAATGTTAGTGCCCAAAAGGAGATGGGGGTTCCAGAACATATCGCTTCCTTTACTTCTTCCATTGGGACTACCTTTGGCATGCCAGGCTGTGCCGCCGCTTGGCCGGTCCTCTTAGCTATCTTTACTATTAATGCTTTAGGGTTGGACTTTGGTCTACTTGATTATCTTTATATGGTGGTTGTTGCCCTCTTAGTATCAGCGGGGACAGTCGGCGTTCCCGGCACGGCGACCATAACCGCAACGGCTATGTTTACCGCTATTGGCCTACCGGTAGAAATGATTATTGTATTAACCCCAATTTCAGCCATTGCCGATATGGCTAGAACCGCAACCAACGTCACTGCTTCGGGGTCGACCGGACTTTTGGTTGCCCGCTTTGAAAAGGTCTTAAACCTTGACCAATACTATGACAATGATGGACAAGAAGGTAAGGCTTACGCAAATTCATAAGGAATAAGTCGAAAGTAAAAAGAGTGTGATTAGTCCACTTGGAATGGACTAGCCACACTCTTTTCTTTGATTATTGGTTAATCTCGCGTCGATTTTCTACGACTAGGTTACCTAAGAAGCGGTAGAGTGGCAAGATGTCAGTTTGCTTAGGAAATTCAAAGGTCAAGCTTTGGGTATCTTCCTCACGGGGACGGCGGTAAATGTTATTGAGATAAGTGATGGTGATTTCACTATCATCAAAGGCCAAGCCGGCACTCTCCATTTCTACATCAACGATATGGCTGAGGTAAAGGGAGCGGAAGGCAGTTTTCTTCCCGCTAGCGCCTTGTTTATCGACTAAGATGATTCGAATATTAGTAAAAATGATGGCGTCCCGGACCAATTGGTAGCCGGAATAAATTTCTTCATCTTTAAAGAGGAAGTCGCCATATTCTTCGTTGAGTTCTTGCTGGTCTTTCTGGGAAAAGTTTCCCAGGGCCCCTTGCATTAAGTTATTCAAATTAAAAGCCATCCAATCATACTCCTTCATAGATTATTTATCCCATCCTAACACAGTCCGTTCGCCAGAGGAAGAAATTGCCCTTTGCTGGATAAAAAGACCGCTAAGGCTTAGCAGATTGCAGCTAAACTTTAGCGGTCTTGATTAATGAAGTATTAATTGCTTGCTGACTCTTTATTTTTCATGGCAGCGTAGAGACTGAAGGCGCCAGCAACTAATAATGCTGGCAGAAGCCATTCTAATCCCAGCTGACTAAGAGGAAGCTGGTAAGTGAATTGGGCGAGTGGGCCAAAGAGGCTTTCGAGCACACCTAGCCCAGTGCCAGCCAAGGCTTGAACCAGTCCCACGGCCCCAGCGCCAATAACGGCTCCCGTATAGGTTAAGTCGTAGCTGATTTTTCGGTCAAAGACGGAGAAGAGAATCAGCACCATGAAAATAGGATAGATGGTGGTTAAGACAAAGGAAGCCAGGTAAATGATCTGGTTAGTTCCTAAGAGAGAAATCAAAAATTCAATGGCGACAGCTACCAGGGTGATGGCTTGGTAGGACCAACGTCCCTTGGAGACTTCCACAAAGAAGTTACTAAAGGCTGAGGTGAGCCCAATTGCGGTGGTTAAACAAGCGAGGGCGACACAAATTCCCATAATTAAGTGCCCCCATTGTCCTAGGATCGCGGTTACCGTGCCATTGAAACTGGCCGTGCGGTCGATATTCGCGCCCATCAAGCTGGAAACCGTTGAACCAGCGTAAGTCAGGGAGAGGTAAACCACAGCTAAGAGAACAAAGGCAACCAGTCCGACTAAGGCGCCGGCCTTGATCTGGGTCTTCTTGTCACTGTAGCCGCGTGCCCTTAATTCTGACATGACGATGCTTGCCATTAAAGAGGCTCCTAGAGCATCCATGGTTTGATAGCCTTCTTTAAAGCCATAGGCGAAAGGTTGGCTAATTTGACTGGGAGCTGCAGCTGCTGGCGGATTGAATAGGGTAACCAGGACCAAGAAAAAGAGAATAATTAAGATCCCGGGGGTAAGGTATTTACCGATATTATTAATTACTTTACTTGGATTTAAGGCTAGATAAGCGGTCAAAGCAAAGAAAACCAGGCTGCTTAGCCAAATCGGAATATTGGGCCAGAGCGACTGGATAAAGACCTCATGGGTGGTTGCTCCAGTCCGCGGTACTGAAAAGAGGGGGCCGATTAAGATAATAGCGATTCCGGCTAGGACAGTCCCGAATTGAGGGTGGATCCGCTTACCCAGGTCGTTAGCCCGGCCTCCCAGGTAGATGGTAACTAAGACCCCTAAAATCGGAAAGAAAGGGTCTGAGGTGAGAAAGCCTAGGGCAGCACTCAGCCAACTTTCCCCACTGACGATCCCTAAGTAAGGGGGAAAGATTAAATTCCCAGCGCCAAAAAAGATCGCAAAGAGGGCAAAGCCGATAATTAAAATGTCTTTGGTTTTTATTGTCATGATCATTTCTCTTTCTATCTATTTCGTGCTTATTTTTCTCTATAATCAAATCAATAGGACATATAATAGCATAAAATTGTTCCCTTGCGACAAGGGAATCAGTAAGCTGGGCAAGTTTTTATAAGAAATCAGTAGATTCAAAAGTTTACTTAGTCGGGCTTTGTTTTTATAAGTCAGACAAAAAACTGACCCAAATATTTGCCTAAAGGACTTGTCAACTGGAGGCGATTTGTTTATATTGGCTAGTAATGATTAATCGTGTCTGAATAGAAAGGGGTTTTTAGTCCAGGCAGATTGTTGGGACAATGATAGGGAGAAAGGAAGAAAGTTTATGGCAATAACGGGCGCATTGGTGAATGCTGGCTTAATTTTACTAGCTGGTGTCTTGGGAAGGTTCTTTGGGCATTTTATCCAGGATGATTTGGCTAAGGCCATTAATCAGGTCTTGGGTCTGTCGGTGGTTTTGATTGCTATTCAAGGCGCCTTGACCACAAAGAGTATTATCGTCGTAATTTTATCCATGGTGGTGGGGGTCATTATAGGCCAGCTGATGGATATTGATGGCCGGCTTAACCGCTGGGGCAATCGGATTCAAAGTCGACTTGCAGGTCCAGACCCTGAGTCGCAATTTGCGGAAGGCTTAGTCACAGCGATTTTGATTACTTGTGTCGGTGCCATGGGGATTGTAGGAGCCATCCAATCTGGCCTATACCATGACCATGCCACCTTATTTGCGAAATCGATTTTGGACTTTATTATTGTCCTTATTCTTGGGGCAACCTATGGGATGAGTCCAGCCTTTGCCAGTCTACCGATTCTCTGTTATGAAGGGGGCATTGCTCTCTTAGCTCAGTGGCTAGCCCCTTACTTGCCGGAAGCCTCCCTCAATGAGTTATCAGCAGTTGGGTCTCTTCTGATCGGGGTGATTGGCCTTAGTCTTTTTGAGGTCAAAGATTTCAAAGTCTCGAACATGTTGCCAGCTACCTTCATCCCCCTGATCCTGGTTCCGCTCTTTCAATATTTGGGCTTATATTAAATAAAAATGCTTCCGCAGCTGGAGTGCTAAGCGGAAGCATTTTTTTATATTTCAAATGTCTTATGACAAATTATTGGTCACTGGACTTAATTTTTTCCTGGTAGATTTTATCGATAAAGACGGCGATGGCATTGTCTCCAGACACATTAGCGGCAGTTCCAAAGCTATCTTGGGTAATATATAGGGATATCATAATTTGTTGCATGGCCTGGCTGGCAATCCCAATCATGGGTAGGAAAGGTAGAGCAGACATAATCGCCCCCCCAGGAGTTCCTGGAGCAGCTACCATAGCAACCCCTAACATTAAGATAAAGCCGAGCATCATCAAGAAGCCATGAGGCATATCATAAATTAATAACAGGGTCGTTGCGCAGGAAGTGATGGTGATAATCGATCCTGCTAAATGAATAGTCGCACAGAGTGGCACTACAAAGTTAGCGATCCCTTCAGAAACGCCATTCTTTAAAGCGCATTTAACATTGACTGGAATGGTGGCGGCTGAGGATTGAGTTCCTAGGGCAGTCATGTAGCCAGGAATTTGGTTTTTGATGAGTTCGATCGGATTCTTGCCGGCATAGCTGCCAAAGACAAAGAAGAGGAAAGTAATGTACAGTAAATGCATAATCAACACGCAGATAAAGACCTTCCAAAAGACATTTAAAATCGCGAAGACCGTCCCCGTGTAGGCCAAGTTGGCAATATTACCAAAGATGTAAACCGGTAGGAGGGGGACAATAATGGTAGCGAGCACTTGACTGATGATTCCACCGAAGTCACTGAAGGCTTCATAGAGGACTTTCCCGCGACCGTGTTGGCGTAACCAGGAAATTCCCAGCCCCATCATAAAGGCAAAAATAATCGCTCCCGTCACATCAAAGAAAGGTTCTAAGGGAATGGTAAATAAGGGCTTGATCCCCTCACCGGCTTGACTGAGTTGGTCAACCAGGTCGGAAGTAATGAAGAGAGGGAAGAGGTTGCTGGCAACCAGATAGGCTAGTAACCCACCAATGACAGTCGAAATATAAGAGGTTAAGACCGTTATCCCCAGTAATTTCCCTGCCCCGTGGCTCAAGTCAGCAATCCCTTGGACCACAAAACCGATGATCATAAAGGGAATCACAAAGCTGAGGAAGTCAGAAAAAATCGTAGTGAAAGTTGCAAAAATCTGCAGTACAAATTCGGGAACAATTGGTAGACGGCCCACAATAATTCCTAAAATAATCGCTAAAATAATACGAGGAACCAAACCAATTTTCCGTTTTTCAAGACGCTTGGTCATAATCATGCTCCATTCTAAAAAATTTATTAAGCTTGATCGCCTGATATAATAACTATCCTACCAAACTTCATTCAAATTTGGTATAGGCTTTTTTGCGATTTTATAGGATAAGTTAAATTTTTATAAATACTTTTTAGTTTAGAATAATGCAATCTTTTATTTCTTAAAGTATCGTAAAAAAACGTCGCCTGATGAGTCCCTGTTTCCTAAACTTCCCATAGAAAAAAGCCATGATAGCTGGAAGGCTAACATGGCTTTTTTCGCTTATATTATGACTTTATTGATTTAAGCTTTTTCCAGTTCTCCTGGGTAGTCTGGAACGCCTTTTTCAACGTTGGTGACATCAAAACCGTTCTCATCTAAAATTTCGCTGGCCTTTTTGGAGCCTTTGCCATCATGGCAAATCGCATAGTAATGCTTGTCTTTGTCTAATTCATCAAGATGGTCTTCGATTTGTGAAAGAGGAAAATGTTTGGCTCCAGGCACGTGACCTTCTTCATAGAGTTCGCGTGGACGAACGTCTAAAATGTTAAGATCATCTTCATTCTCGACAATTTTATGAAATTCTTCAATAGTAACTTCTTTCATATTCTGTACCTCCTCTTAACTATATAACACACTAACTAAGTATAGAATACCAAACTTAGCTATACATATAAACTATTTAGCCTCTGTTAGCTGCCTTTCACTAAGTCTTCATAAAAATTTGGTGACTTATATGGAAGAAAGGGCAGCATTTAGCCTGTGTAAAGAGGAATTTCTAAGAGCTAGCTGGATAGCCTATAAAAATCCTTATCATATTTTTTTGAAAAGTAAAATCGTCATGTTATATTTAGCGTAAAGGATTTATATTATTTAAAAAAATTATTCATGATGGAGGAATGTTTTTATGAGAATCATCGTAGCAGGCGGAGACGGATTTTGTGGTTGGCCTACCGCCTTATATCTATCCAAACAGGGTCATGATGTGGCGATTGTCGATAATTTAGTGCGTCGGCAATACGATAAGGAGCTCAACTCCAATTCCATCACGCCCATTGCCTCCCTCAACGAACGTGTTGACAAATGGAAAGAATTAACCGGTAAAGCTATTACTGTTTACCAAGGCGACTTAAATCACTATGACTTTCTTTCCATTGTCTTTAAAGAATTTAAACCTCAAGCTTTTGTTCACTATGCAGAACAACGCTCTGCCCCTTATTCCATGATTGACCGGGAACACGCCCGCTATACCCAAGCTAATAATGTCTTAGGAAACCTCAATGTCCTCTTTGCTATCCATGACTATGCCCCAGATTGCCACCTGATTAAATTAGGTACTATGGGAGAGTACGGGACGCCAAATATCGACATCGAAGAAGGCTGGTTAGAAGTTGAACATAAGGGCCGCACTGACCGCATGCTTTATCCTAAGAAGCCAGGCTCTTTCTATCATTTAACCAAGGTGCATGATTCTCATAATATTGAATTTGCCTGCCGGTCATGGGGGATTCGGGCAACTGACTTAAACCAAGGAGTGGTTTATGGGGTCAATACCCAAGAAACCGCTATGGATCCCGTTCTTTACAACCGCTTTGACTATGATGGTATCTTCGGGACAGTCTTTAACCGTTTTGTGGTCCAAACGGCCAATGGCTTACCAATGTCGGTTTATGGTAAGGGTGGTCAAACTCGGGGCTTCATCAATATTGAAGATACTGTTCGCTGTATTGAAATTGCCGCTCTTAATCCTGCTGAACGGGGAGAATTCCGCGTCTTTAACCAAATGACTGAACAATTCTCAGTCATGGATATGGCTCATAAGGTAGAAAAAGTGGCCCAAGAAATGGGCTTAAATCCTGTCATTAACCATGTCGATAACCCTCGAGTGGAAGAAGAAGAACATTATTTCAATGCGGTAATGACTGAGTTGAAAGACCTAGGCTTGGATCCACACTACTTAACCGATGAAGTGACCAAGAACCTGCTGGAACTGGCCATGGAGAATAAGGACCGTGCTCACCAAGAAGTGATCATGAATTCACCTTCCTGGAAATAATGCCATGAAGATCGTTATAATCACGGAAACCTTTTTGCCGGCAACGGATGGGGTGGTGACCCGTTTAACCCATGCCATTGATTATATGTTGGATTGTGGTCATGAGGTGGTAATTTATGCTCCAGAGATGGAGGATATGCCCATACAATACAAGGAGGCTTTGATTATTCCTTTTAAAGCGGTCTGGTTTCCCTTCTATCGTTACCGGCCCTGGGCCATTCCAACCACTGATATTCAAAAGCAGTTAGCTATTGATGAGCCGGATATTGTGCATTCGGTTAATCCAGTAGGCTTCGCTGCTGCCGGAATCCACTACGCGGTCAAGATGGACATCCCTTTGGTGGCGAGTTTCCATACCAACGTTCCCCAATATCTCTCTTATTATCATTTGGATGTGTTGTCTCCAGTCATCTGGTCTTATTTGCGCCACTGGCATAATTTAGCCGCGGCGAATATGGTGACCAGTCAGGCCATGTATGATTTACTGGCTGACAATGCTATTGAGAACTTGGTCATTTTGCCTAAGGGAGTGGACCTTGACCAACGTGATCCTAAATTTTATTCAGAGCACATGCGGGAGCGTTTGACGGCTGACCCCAAGCGGGACAAATTATTGCTCTTTGTGGGCCGGGTTGCTGCGGAAAAGGAGATCGATAGCTTACTCCCTTGGTTAGAGCAACGTGATGATGTTAACTTAGCTATTGTAGGTGATGGCCCAGAAAAAGAAGCCTTGGAGGAAAAATTTGCCCATCTACCGGTGACTTTTACCGGTTTCTTGCATGGCGAAGAACTGTCAGCAGCCTATGCCAGTGCGGATGCCTTTATCTTTCCCTCGGTTAGTGAAACCTTGGGCCTAGTGATTACTGAAGCCATGGCTTCGGGACTGCCAGTGATTGCTGCTGAATCAGCTCCAACTAAGGAACAAATTAAGCACTTAGAAAATGGACTCATTTATCAACAAGGGGATAAGGAATCCTTAGACCAATGCTTGGCGCTCTTAGACCAAGAAGAGGTCGTAAAAAATATTGTAGCTAAGGGGCAAGACTACGCCCAGCAGTTTTCCTGGGAAAATGCTTCCCGGGCCATGGTGGCTGTCTATGAGTCTGCCTTAGAAAAACAGAAAAAAGTAGAGTAAGGACACTCTAATTAAGGTCGAAATAATTGTAAGGAGAAGGCGGTGGCAGTGTGAAAGAAAATAAATGGGAGTTTTCTCAGCTGATCTCGGGAATTCTTTGGATATTAGCCGGGACCGCCTTTATCTTGTGGCAGGGACAGGCTTTATTAGGCTTGAATAGTTTGGTGGCTTGGGTCATTGGCTTACAAGGGATTTTTCGTATATTAGCCCAAGTGTTTTTTGACAAGAATGCTGGTGGGGCCAAGAACCGTATTTTTCAGCTCTTTGTTGCTTTAGGACAGGTTGTCGTCGCTTTTATTATGCTGTCTTTCCCTATTTCATCGACCTACTTTTTGATGCGGGTGATTGGGATTTACCAACTATTAATGGGCTTGGTGTCCTTTGTAAGTTACTGCTTAATGCGGCTCGACCATGTGCCTGGCCGACTTAAGCGGCTCTTATTTGCCTTGGTCCATTTGATTTTTGCTTTGGCGAGTTTGTTTTTGCCTATCCAAGACCATAATGTCCTCTTCTGGTTAGGCCTTTACCTGGTCTTCATTGGACTGACTTATATCTCTGATGCTAGGACCAGCTTGCCGAGTCGAAGTCAAGATCAGAAGATTAAGCGGCGCTTTCGTTTTCCAGTGTCTATTGTGTTTAACCTATTAGAGCCTAATCGTTTGGCCAATAAGTTAAATCATTTTATCCGTCAAGAGGTAGAAGATGAGCTGGCCTTTGGTACGGCTTATCAGGATTATATGGAAGAAAATGAGACTGGTGCGGTTGATAGCCTGCAAGTCTTGGTCCAAACCTCCAATGCCCATCTAGACTTGATCGGTCATTTAAATATTGCCTACCATGGAACGGTTTATTCTTATGGTAATCACGACGTCGATTCGGGGCACTTGTTTCGTTCAATTGGGGACGGCGTCTTATGTAAGATCGACCACCAAAAAAGCATTGAGTTTGAATTGGCCAATGGGATTACGATTTTTGAATATGATATTCAATTAAACCAGCGTCAAAAGGAAGCTTTGGAAGCCAAATTAGCTCAAATCGATGACTTACTCATTCCCTGGTCACCGAAAACTGAGAGTCAGTGGGATTCCTTTGGCGGACGCTTAAAACGCGCCACCGATTGCGACATGTTTAAGTTTAAAGCCGGCCAGTATAAGACTTATTTTGTCTTTGGGAGTAATTGTGTCCTCTTCTGTGATGAAATTATTGGTTCTATTGGCTTGGACCAATTTCTGATGGTGGGAGTGATGACTCCGGGGACCTATTTTGACTATTTTAATAAGCAATATGAGAAAGGCTCCACACCGGTCATTAATCGGAGAATTTATTCCACTGACTTATTGCAATTTACCCAGCTAGATAAATTGAAAGATCGATAAATCAGTCTAGAGAGACAAACAAGCTAAGCCTTAGGGCCCGGCTTGTTTTTTAATGCTTGAATCGCTAAGCTTAAGGGAGTAGAGAAAGGGTGGCATGTATGGAAGAAGATAAATTAGTTGAGATTGCTATCGAATTACAAAGTATTGCCCAGGCCGGCTTGCATTACGGGCGGGATGATTTCGACCGGGAACGTTATCAAAGGATTCGCGATATTGCGGCAGAGATTATGGCTGAGAAAGCTCAGCTCAATTGGCAAGAAGTCCAAGACCTCTTTTGTGGGGATGAGGGTTATCAAACCCCGAAAGTGGATACTCGGGCAGCTATTATCCAAGATGATGAGATTTTATTAGTGAAGGAACGCAATGGTCTATGGTCCTTACCTGGCGGCTGGTGTGAGATGAATATGTCTCCCATGGAAAATACCATCAAGGAGGCCCAGGAAGAAGCTGGGCGTAAGGTGAGGGTGAAGTCGGTCATCGCTGTCCAAGACCGCGACAAACATAACCAACCGCCTTATGCTTATAGCATTGTAAAAATATTTTATCTGTGTGAGGACTTGGGTGGTCATTACCAAGAGAATATTGAAACCAGTGCCAGTCAGTATTTTAAAGCCGACCAATTGCCGGAACTGGACCCAGAACGAACTACCGCAGAACAAATTGCTATGTGTTTTCAAGCTTACCAAAGTGAGAACTGGCAGACCCAGTTTGATTAATTCAGAGAGAATATAGTTGAAGTAAGAAGGGAGTGAGGGGAATGATGCCTTATAAAAATCCTAGTCCAGGTAAGATTAAAAACGCCCACCCACTCTTAGTGACTTGTATGCAGTGTAAACATGATCTCTGTGTTTACTGGAAGGTTGGCCGTGGTAATCTGATCAAATTACAAATTTACCGGATTATTGAGTCAGCGTATGACTTTGGCCGGCGTGACAATGCCTTATTATGTCCGTACTGTCAGGAACAGCTGGGCTCCTTGAGTGAACATAAGGGCCGGCCGTGTTATTTCTTGCATCGGGGGCGAGTACAGACCAAACGTTTGCAGCGTTATAAATGCTAGCCAAAACTGTTGTCTTTTTGTTATGATAAAATAAAAGTAAATGAAATTGGGTAGGTTAGGAATTACAAAGCTTGAAGTTATAGGGATCTTTTAGTCTTTTTCCCGCACACGCGGGGGTGATCCTATTAGAAAGGAATTAAGGAATGACACCAGGAGCTTTTTCCCGCACACGCGGGGGTGATCCTATATGGTGACGATGTATTAGTTTTCAGTAAAGCTTTTTCCCGCACACGCGGGGGTGATCCCTATGAAACATGGAACGTTATGATGTGGATTTACTTTTTCCCGCACACGCGGGGGTGATCCTGAATTACCTATTAACTCTTGAAAACCAATACGCTTTTTCCCGCACACGCGGGGGTGATCCGGACCGCTAAGATCCCCATTTTGCAATACCTTACTTTTTCCCGCACACGCGGGGGTGGTAATCGAAATGGTGCTTTACTTACAAGCGTATTATATGATGATAGAAAGTAGGTAAGAATTAATGACAGAAGATAAGAAAAGACCTCGTGGCCGCCCAGCAACAGGGCGGAAGCGCTATAAAACTTTGAATATGAAATTCACGGAAGAAGAAAGAATGTACTTAAAAAATCAAGCAAAAATACATGATCTTACCTTATCTGACTATTTTCTAACAATAGCCAAGGAATATGAAAAGAAGCATTAGCTGTTAGATTTTTCCGCGCTTATTTGGAAATTGATAAAATTTGATTCAATAGAGGCTTTAAAGAAGTCTCTTTTTTATTAGGCTTGATCATTTTTTCTTTTGAAATCTTCAGCTCCAATTATCCAAGCTTAGTAATGAACATGCTATAATATAAAAGTAAAATAAGTTTATCATCCTTTCCTGTGCTAGGGAGGAGATTTAAAGCAAATAGGCATCATTGTAAACTTTAGGAGGTAGTAGCTTATGGCTGAATCTACTCGGAGTGTTTTCATATCTGGGTCGAGAACGCAAAACCAATTATCCCAAGAAGTACTAGATTCTATTGACACAATTATTGACCAAGGCATAAAGATTAACCTAGGGGATTCCAACAAGGGGGTCGATAAGGAGGTGGCTGACTTACTTCGACTCGAAAATTATCAGGCGGTTGAAATCTTCACCATTAATCAAAAGCCACGGATTGCCATTGAAAAGGACTGGAAGGTCCGCTATGTTCATCCTGATGACAAACTTAATGGCCAAGAGCAACAAATGATGAAAGACCGGCAAATGGTCAATGACTCCCATTGGGGCTTAGCGA
This genomic stretch from Aerococcus mictus harbors:
- the brnQ gene encoding branched-chain amino acid transport system II carrier protein, with amino-acid sequence MTIKTKDILIIGFALFAIFFGAGNLIFPPYLGIVSGESWLSAALGFLTSDPFFPILGVLVTIYLGGRANDLGKRIHPQFGTVLAGIAIILIGPLFSVPRTGATTHEVFIQSLWPNIPIWLSSLVFFALTAYLALNPSKVINNIGKYLTPGILIILFFLVLVTLFNPPAAAAPSQISQPFAYGFKEGYQTMDALGASLMASIVMSELRARGYSDKKTQIKAGALVGLVAFVLLAVVYLSLTYAGSTVSSLMGANIDRTASFNGTVTAILGQWGHLIMGICVALACLTTAIGLTSAFSNFFVEVSKGRWSYQAITLVAVAIEFLISLLGTNQIIYLASFVLTTIYPIFMVLILFSVFDRKISYDLTYTGAVIGAGAVGLVQALAGTGLGVLESLFGPLAQFTYQLPLSQLGLEWLLPALLVAGAFSLYAAMKNKESASN
- a CDS encoding glycosyltransferase family 4 protein, with the translated sequence MKIVIITETFLPATDGVVTRLTHAIDYMLDCGHEVVIYAPEMEDMPIQYKEALIIPFKAVWFPFYRYRPWAIPTTDIQKQLAIDEPDIVHSVNPVGFAAAGIHYAVKMDIPLVASFHTNVPQYLSYYHLDVLSPVIWSYLRHWHNLAAANMVTSQAMYDLLADNAIENLVILPKGVDLDQRDPKFYSEHMRERLTADPKRDKLLLFVGRVAAEKEIDSLLPWLEQRDDVNLAIVGDGPEKEALEEKFAHLPVTFTGFLHGEELSAAYASADAFIFPSVSETLGLVITEAMASGLPVIAAESAPTKEQIKHLENGLIYQQGDKESLDQCLALLDQEEVVKNIVAKGQDYAQQFSWENASRAMVAVYESALEKQKKVE
- a CDS encoding DUF554 domain-containing protein, translating into MAITGALVNAGLILLAGVLGRFFGHFIQDDLAKAINQVLGLSVVLIAIQGALTTKSIIVVILSMVVGVIIGQLMDIDGRLNRWGNRIQSRLAGPDPESQFAEGLVTAILITCVGAMGIVGAIQSGLYHDHATLFAKSILDFIIVLILGATYGMSPAFASLPILCYEGGIALLAQWLAPYLPEASLNELSAVGSLLIGVIGLSLFEVKDFKVSNMLPATFIPLILVPLFQYLGLY
- a CDS encoding dicarboxylate/amino acid:cation symporter, encoding MFDLLALITILLLFFVLRWQASQGKSFTVRVLTATFLGIGAGLVFAGHTAYVGAIGTIYAHLLKAIVVPVLFFSIISTVSSLGNLKTLTTIGAKTIGVLSLHNVLASVTTIVVALTLGVGRNAHIDLPSNVEVKEVPTLTQAVINFFPQNIIEDAANNRVIPIIVFSLFVGIAILTYQNKAEIKAFTDFIDAGHQVIFKVAALITRFTPYAVLALLTDKVGGLNLASLGSLLLALATLYLVTLFHSSVTTGAIIGLLGRLNPWIYLKRFFSVWMIAFSTQSSVGSVPANVSAQKEMGVPEHIASFTSSIGTTFGMPGCAAAWPVLLAIFTINALGLDFGLLDYLYMVVVALLVSAGTVGVPGTATITATAMFTAIGLPVEMIIVLTPISAIADMARTATNVTASGSTGLLVARFEKVLNLDQYYDNDGQEGKAYANS
- a CDS encoding rhodanese-like domain-containing protein, which gives rise to MKEVTIEEFHKIVENEDDLNILDVRPRELYEEGHVPGAKHFPLSQIEDHLDELDKDKHYYAICHDGKGSKKASEILDENGFDVTNVEKGVPDYPGELEKA
- a CDS encoding PH domain-containing protein, which encodes MAFNLNNLMQGALGNFSQKDQQELNEEYGDFLFKDEEIYSGYQLVRDAIIFTNIRIILVDKQGASGKKTAFRSLYLSHIVDVEMESAGLAFDDSEITITYLNNIYRRPREEDTQSLTFEFPKQTDILPLYRFLGNLVVENRREINQ
- a CDS encoding dicarboxylate/amino acid:cation symporter, encoding MTKRLEKRKIGLVPRIILAIILGIIVGRLPIVPEFVLQIFATFTTIFSDFLSFVIPFMIIGFVVQGIADLSHGAGKLLGITVLTSYISTVIGGLLAYLVASNLFPLFITSDLVDQLSQAGEGIKPLFTIPLEPFFDVTGAIIFAFMMGLGISWLRQHGRGKVLYEAFSDFGGIISQVLATIIVPLLPVYIFGNIANLAYTGTVFAILNVFWKVFICVLIMHLLYITFLFFVFGSYAGKNPIELIKNQIPGYMTALGTQSSAATIPVNVKCALKNGVSEGIANFVVPLCATIHLAGSIITITSCATTLLLIYDMPHGFLMMLGFILMLGVAMVAAPGTPGGAIMSALPFLPMIGIASQAMQQIMISLYITQDSFGTAANVSGDNAIAVFIDKIYQEKIKSSDQ
- a CDS encoding NAD-dependent epimerase/dehydratase family protein, producing the protein MRIIVAGGDGFCGWPTALYLSKQGHDVAIVDNLVRRQYDKELNSNSITPIASLNERVDKWKELTGKAITVYQGDLNHYDFLSIVFKEFKPQAFVHYAEQRSAPYSMIDREHARYTQANNVLGNLNVLFAIHDYAPDCHLIKLGTMGEYGTPNIDIEEGWLEVEHKGRTDRMLYPKKPGSFYHLTKVHDSHNIEFACRSWGIRATDLNQGVVYGVNTQETAMDPVLYNRFDYDGIFGTVFNRFVVQTANGLPMSVYGKGGQTRGFINIEDTVRCIEIAALNPAERGEFRVFNQMTEQFSVMDMAHKVEKVAQEMGLNPVINHVDNPRVEEEEHYFNAVMTELKDLGLDPHYLTDEVTKNLLELAMENKDRAHQEVIMNSPSWK